A section of the Deltaproteobacteria bacterium genome encodes:
- the greA gene encoding transcription elongation factor GreA: MVTKVHMTREGHEMLSEELRRLKGVERPAISDAIRRAREHGDISENAEYDAAKDKQGMIEARIRQIEDRLARAEVVDVSGQPPDRVRFGTTVVLEDLDSGDELTYRIVGEDEADISKGLLSVTSPVARALIGKQVEDQVQVVVPKGKRSYEIREIRFS; encoded by the coding sequence CTGGTCACGAAGGTGCACATGACCCGCGAGGGGCACGAGATGCTGTCGGAGGAGCTCCGGCGGCTGAAAGGCGTGGAGCGTCCTGCGATCTCGGACGCGATCCGGCGCGCCAGGGAGCACGGCGACATCTCCGAGAACGCGGAGTACGACGCGGCCAAGGACAAGCAGGGCATGATCGAAGCGCGAATCCGCCAGATCGAGGACCGGCTCGCGCGCGCCGAGGTCGTGGACGTCTCGGGCCAGCCGCCCGACCGGGTTCGATTCGGGACGACCGTCGTGCTCGAGGATCTAGACTCAGGAGACGAGCTGACCTATCGGATCGTCGGCGAGGACGAGGCCGACATCTCGAAGGGCCTGCTCTCGGTGACCAGCCCCGTGGCCCGGGCGTTGATCGGAAAACAGGTGGAAGACCAGGTGCAAGTCGTGGTGCCCAAGGGAAAGCGCTCCTACGAGATCCGCGAGATCCGCTTCTCGTGA